Part of the Allofrancisella frigidaquae genome is shown below.
ATAGAGGGAGTAAGATATGTGGAAGGATCCTATTAATGTACAAGTTACTTCTAAAAACACATTAGAGGTTTTATTCGAAGATGGGCTTAAAGGTCAGATAATCTTTTACCCTTCTCGATTTAGAGGAGTTTTTAAGTCTTTAGAAGATGAAAATGAGTTTAAAAAAGTTTTTATTGATAGAGAAATCGGTACTGTAACATGGGAAAATGGTTTGGATCTAGCTCCTGACGTAATGTATGAGCAAATCAGCAAAAAGGGTCAGTGGGTTTTAGAGTAAAATTCAATTTTGAATAAAT
Proteins encoded:
- a CDS encoding DUF2442 domain-containing protein; this translates as MWKDPINVQVTSKNTLEVLFEDGLKGQIIFYPSRFRGVFKSLEDENEFKKVFIDREIGTVTWENGLDLAPDVMYEQISKKGQWVLE